From Flavobacterium sp. 102, a single genomic window includes:
- a CDS encoding M1 family metallopeptidase has product MKKLFCYSFLLFGFQTFFAQNFSRKDSLQGGLRLERTSYDVLRYDLNIKIDPKEKSIVGYNNITFKVVENTSKIQVDLFENMTVDSIIYNKSRLTYIRDFNAIFIDFPSVLSTEMPEQSIKFYYSGKPIIARRAPWDGGFVFSKDRNGKDWIGVAVQGTGASLWYPVKDSQTDEPDRGASIKVAVPNGLMNVSNGRFMGSEDLKNGYTRWDWEVKNPINTYDITVNVADYVHLHDNYKGLDLDYYVLLENEAKARKHFEEVKPMMDCFQSKFGDYPFKDDGYKLVETSYLGMEHQSAVAYGNKYFKGYLGMDLSGTGIGLTFDYITIHESGHEWFGNSITSKDIADMWIHEGFTQYSEIVYVECTLGYEKAMKYANGLRGNVDNDRPIIGIYGLNHEGSGDMYPKGALLLNTLRHVINDDDKWWKLILDYSNTYKHKIIDTQTVIAFFNKESGMNLTPIFKQYLYKTSIPKLELKVNKGKLHARWTNVEKDFEMPVDITLNEKTIRIYPKNDWSSTKLKVKKIGQVQVLDNKFYINVP; this is encoded by the coding sequence ATGAAAAAATTGTTTTGTTATTCATTTTTGCTGTTCGGTTTTCAAACATTTTTCGCCCAAAACTTTAGCCGCAAAGATTCGCTTCAAGGTGGATTACGTTTGGAACGAACTTCATATGACGTTTTACGATATGATTTGAATATCAAAATTGACCCGAAAGAAAAGTCAATTGTAGGCTATAATAACATCACTTTCAAAGTGGTTGAAAATACTTCAAAAATTCAAGTCGATTTATTTGAAAACATGACTGTAGACAGTATCATTTACAACAAAAGCAGACTGACATATATTAGAGATTTTAATGCGATTTTTATCGATTTTCCCTCTGTATTATCAACAGAAATGCCGGAACAATCGATTAAATTTTATTATTCAGGGAAACCAATAATTGCACGACGTGCGCCTTGGGATGGCGGGTTTGTTTTTTCAAAAGACCGCAATGGAAAAGACTGGATTGGGGTTGCCGTGCAAGGAACCGGAGCGAGTTTATGGTATCCGGTGAAAGATTCTCAAACCGATGAACCCGATAGAGGAGCAAGTATCAAAGTGGCTGTTCCCAATGGATTAATGAATGTTTCTAATGGTAGGTTTATGGGTTCCGAAGATTTAAAAAACGGTTACACTCGTTGGGATTGGGAAGTGAAAAATCCGATAAATACCTATGACATTACAGTGAATGTTGCTGATTATGTTCATCTGCATGATAATTACAAAGGATTGGATTTGGATTATTATGTTTTGCTTGAAAACGAAGCCAAAGCCAGAAAGCATTTTGAAGAAGTGAAACCCATGATGGATTGCTTTCAAAGCAAATTCGGCGACTATCCATTCAAGGATGACGGTTATAAATTAGTCGAAACCTCTTATTTAGGTATGGAACACCAAAGCGCTGTAGCTTATGGAAATAAATATTTTAAAGGATATCTCGGAATGGATTTATCCGGAACGGGAATCGGTTTGACTTTTGATTACATCACGATTCACGAAAGTGGTCACGAATGGTTCGGCAACAGTATCACTTCAAAAGACATTGCCGACATGTGGATTCATGAAGGATTTACCCAATACTCCGAAATCGTTTATGTCGAATGTACATTAGGCTACGAAAAAGCAATGAAATATGCCAACGGTTTGCGGGGTAATGTTGACAATGACAGACCGATTATTGGAATTTATGGTTTAAATCACGAAGGTTCAGGCGATATGTATCCTAAAGGTGCTTTATTGTTAAACACTCTGAGACACGTAATCAATGATGACGATAAATGGTGGAAATTGATTTTAGATTATTCAAATACTTATAAACACAAAATCATTGATACCCAAACGGTGATTGCCTTTTTCAACAAAGAAAGCGGAATGAATTTGACACCCATTTTTAAGCAGTATTTATATAAAACTTCCATTCCAAAATTGGAACTTAAAGTTAATAAAGGCAAATTACATGCAAGATGGACCAATGTTGAGAAAGACTTTGAGATGCCGGTTGATATTACTTTGAACGAAAAAACCATCAGAATTTACCCCAAAAATGACTGGTCTTCTACAAAGTTGAAAGTTAAAAAAATCGGTCAAGTCCAAGTATTGGACAATAAATTCTACATCAACGTACCTTAA
- a CDS encoding RluA family pseudouridine synthase: MSNLFQPFQQNISGIPLPEKFTFPFYYEPHQLSVIAANELQNYLETQSDFEHNFGLNVEQDGLVIGKMFGILVVQNNDGQLGYLWAFSGKLAESNHHPLFVPTVFDMLEENSFFKKEEAILNLYNKKIEKLENDFDYLASIQHLEQTKSQAEKEIQEQKLKIKLGKKIRTEKRKLFPQEALEQLNKESQEEGILLKKMTQYWNYHIQAAMESLNAYTNKINQLREERRQKSANLQQQLFAEYAFLNQYQELKSLGEIFNGNPPAGAGECAAPKLLHYAFQYDLKPIAMAEFWWGQSPKSEVRKHKQFYPACSGKCEPILAHMLKDIPMDDNPFQINTAQDKELEIVFEDDYLALVNKPAEFLSVPGKQVTDSVFARVKKLYPSATGPLVVHRLDMSTSGLILIAKSSEIHKNLQSQFIKRKVKKRYVALLDGLLKENNGVIDLPLRVDLDNRPNQIVCYEHGKPAQTLWEVIERRENQTLVYFYPITGRTHQLRVHAAHNLGLNTPIVGDDLYGTKANRLHLHAESITFSHPISKETITITVSADFYTRNKS; the protein is encoded by the coding sequence ATGTCAAACCTATTCCAACCTTTCCAACAAAATATCTCTGGTATTCCTTTACCCGAAAAATTCACCTTTCCATTCTATTACGAACCGCATCAGTTGAGCGTTATTGCTGCGAATGAGTTGCAAAACTATCTGGAAACTCAATCTGATTTTGAACACAATTTCGGATTAAATGTGGAACAAGACGGATTAGTGATTGGTAAAATGTTTGGCATTTTAGTGGTGCAAAATAATGATGGGCAATTGGGTTATCTATGGGCTTTTTCAGGAAAATTGGCAGAAAGTAATCATCATCCGCTGTTTGTTCCGACAGTTTTTGACATGCTCGAAGAAAACAGTTTTTTCAAAAAAGAAGAAGCCATTCTAAATCTATACAATAAAAAGATTGAGAAACTTGAAAATGATTTTGATTATCTGGCTTCTATCCAACATTTGGAACAAACCAAAAGCCAAGCAGAAAAAGAAATCCAAGAGCAAAAATTAAAGATAAAACTGGGCAAAAAAATCCGTACCGAAAAACGAAAATTATTTCCTCAAGAAGCTTTGGAACAACTCAACAAAGAAAGTCAGGAAGAAGGAATCTTACTCAAAAAAATGACGCAATATTGGAACTATCATATCCAAGCTGCCATGGAGTCTTTGAATGCATACACCAATAAAATCAACCAACTCAGAGAAGAGCGTCGTCAAAAATCGGCGAACTTACAGCAACAATTATTTGCCGAATATGCTTTTTTAAACCAATACCAAGAACTAAAAAGTTTAGGTGAAATCTTTAATGGCAATCCACCAGCCGGTGCCGGCGAATGTGCGGCACCTAAATTATTGCATTATGCTTTTCAATACGATTTGAAACCAATTGCCATGGCGGAATTTTGGTGGGGACAATCACCCAAATCTGAAGTCAGAAAACACAAGCAATTTTATCCGGCATGTTCCGGAAAATGCGAACCTATTTTGGCTCACATGCTGAAAGATATCCCGATGGATGACAATCCGTTTCAAATCAATACTGCTCAAGACAAAGAACTCGAAATTGTTTTTGAAGATGACTATTTGGCATTGGTAAACAAACCTGCTGAATTCCTGTCAGTTCCGGGAAAACAAGTCACCGATTCTGTTTTTGCTAGAGTTAAAAAGCTTTATCCCAGCGCAACCGGACCATTGGTAGTACATCGCTTAGACATGTCGACTTCAGGTTTGATTTTGATTGCTAAATCGAGTGAAATCCATAAAAATCTGCAGTCCCAATTTATCAAACGAAAAGTCAAAAAACGTTATGTAGCTCTACTTGATGGTTTGTTAAAAGAAAATAATGGCGTAATCGATTTGCCTTTACGCGTTGATTTAGACAATCGCCCGAATCAAATCGTATGCTATGAACATGGTAAACCGGCACAAACACTTTGGGAAGTTATTGAACGAAGAGAAAATCAAACCCTGGTCTACTTCTACCCGATTACCGGCAGAACGCACCAACTTCGGGTTCATGCCGCTCATAATTTAGGTTTAAATACACCCATTGTCGGCGATGATTTATACGGTACTAAAGCCAATCGTTTGCATTTGCACGCAGAAAGCATTACTTTTAGTCATCCCATCTCAAAAGAGACTATTACAATTACAGTCTCTGCTGATTTTTATACCCGTAACAAAAGTTAG
- a CDS encoding DUF5004 domain-containing protein, producing the protein MKPLLLLLLVTLNFSFTTQTEDYTGTYIFYVEAKKGEIIDYKLQLNSDKKFLYTSYINNGMNEYHLKGKGTWKVENKIIRFTTETTDLDKDHTLNFTGTTARIIKKSPRDTSDKMVPTALQFYKSEISTIANLKLLLKE; encoded by the coding sequence ATGAAACCATTACTCCTTCTCTTACTTGTAACTTTGAATTTTAGTTTTACTACTCAAACCGAAGATTATACTGGAACTTACATTTTTTATGTAGAAGCTAAAAAAGGTGAAATCATTGACTATAAGCTTCAATTAAATTCTGATAAAAAATTTCTTTATACAAGTTATATTAATAATGGGATGAATGAATATCATCTAAAAGGGAAAGGAACCTGGAAAGTAGAAAATAAAATTATAAGATTCACCACCGAAACAACTGATTTAGATAAAGACCATACTTTAAATTTCACCGGTACAACTGCCAGAATTATCAAAAAATCGCCTCGTGACACGTCTGATAAAATGGTACCAACAGCGCTTCAATTTTACAAATCTGAAATTTCCACGATTGCCAATTTGAAACTTTTATTGAAAGAATAA
- a CDS encoding acyl-CoA carboxylase subunit beta gives MDINFNKNEDHNKLLLTDLKQRFAKVRVGGGEKRIEKLHSEGKMTARERVDYLLDAKANSIEIGAFVGDGMYAEHGGCPSGGVVVKMGYIKGKQCIVVANDATVKAGAWFPITAKKNLRAQEIAMENRLPIIYLVDSAGVYLPMQDEIFPDKEHFGRIFRNNAIMSSMGITQIAAVMGSCVAGGAYLPIMSDEAMIVDKTGSIFLAGSYLVKAAIGENIDNETLGGATTHCEISGVTDYKAKDDKDALDRIKSIVGKIGDYEKAGFNREKAEKPALNEKEIYGIIPKSRTEQYDMMEIIKRLVDNSEMDMYKPDYGKSIITCYARIDGWAVGIVANQRTVSKTKKGEIQFGGVIYSDSADKATRFIANCNQKKIPLVFVQDVTGFMVGSKSEHGGIIKDGAKMVNAVSNSVVPKFTVVVGNSYGAGNYAMCGKAYDPRLIFAWPSAELAVMGGTQAAKVLAQIEASSLKARGETVDEKVEQELFDKIKARYDAQVSPYYAAARLWTDAIIDPLETRTWISMGIEAANHAPIEKKFNLGVIQV, from the coding sequence ATGGACATCAACTTCAATAAAAACGAAGATCACAACAAACTTTTACTGACCGATTTAAAGCAACGTTTTGCTAAAGTCAGAGTTGGCGGCGGCGAAAAGCGCATCGAAAAATTGCATTCCGAAGGCAAAATGACCGCTCGGGAACGTGTCGATTACTTGCTTGACGCTAAAGCAAATAGTATTGAAATCGGTGCTTTTGTTGGTGATGGCATGTATGCGGAACATGGTGGTTGTCCTTCGGGCGGCGTTGTGGTAAAAATGGGTTATATCAAAGGAAAACAGTGTATTGTTGTGGCGAATGATGCTACTGTAAAAGCCGGTGCTTGGTTTCCGATTACAGCTAAAAAGAACTTGCGTGCTCAGGAAATAGCGATGGAAAATCGTTTACCGATAATATATTTAGTCGATTCTGCCGGAGTGTATTTACCCATGCAAGACGAAATTTTTCCGGATAAAGAACATTTTGGCAGAATCTTCAGAAACAATGCTATTATGAGCAGTATGGGCATTACCCAAATTGCCGCCGTAATGGGAAGTTGTGTTGCCGGTGGCGCGTATCTTCCGATTATGAGCGATGAAGCGATGATAGTTGATAAAACGGGAAGTATTTTCTTGGCCGGAAGTTATTTGGTCAAAGCTGCCATAGGCGAAAACATAGACAACGAAACGCTTGGCGGAGCCACAACTCACTGCGAAATCTCAGGCGTGACCGATTATAAAGCCAAAGATGATAAGGACGCTTTAGACCGCATCAAAAGTATCGTCGGAAAAATTGGTGATTATGAAAAAGCAGGATTCAACCGTGAAAAAGCGGAAAAACCGGCTTTAAACGAAAAAGAAATCTACGGCATTATACCAAAATCAAGAACGGAACAATACGATATGATGGAGATTATCAAACGTTTGGTTGACAACTCTGAAATGGACATGTACAAACCCGATTATGGTAAATCCATCATCACTTGTTATGCCCGAATTGACGGTTGGGCTGTCGGAATTGTAGCCAATCAAAGAACCGTTTCTAAAACAAAGAAAGGTGAAATCCAGTTTGGTGGCGTAATTTATTCGGATTCTGCCGATAAGGCGACTCGTTTTATTGCGAATTGTAATCAAAAGAAAATTCCGTTGGTTTTTGTACAAGACGTAACAGGTTTCATGGTGGGTTCCAAAAGTGAGCACGGCGGAATCATCAAAGATGGTGCGAAAATGGTGAACGCTGTTTCCAATTCGGTTGTACCAAAATTCACTGTAGTTGTCGGTAACTCGTATGGTGCCGGAAATTACGCCATGTGCGGCAAAGCTTATGACCCGAGGTTAATATTTGCCTGGCCAAGCGCGGAACTCGCAGTTATGGGCGGAACACAAGCCGCAAAAGTATTGGCCCAAATTGAAGCTTCTTCATTAAAAGCCAGAGGCGAAACCGTTGACGAGAAAGTAGAACAAGAATTATTCGATAAAATCAAAGCGCGCTATGATGCCCAAGTTTCTCCTTATTATGCAGCGGCAAGATTATGGACAGATGCGATTATTGATCCGTTAGAAACGCGTACGTGGATTTCAATGGGAATCGAAGCTGCAAATCATGCACCGATTGAGAAAAAGTTCAATTTGGGTGTGATACAAGTTTAA
- a CDS encoding DUF47 domain-containing protein codes for MSINSIFQFLVPKDKKFFPLFEQATANLVLLAEALHEAVNAPKAEREDYFRKIEELEATIEEITHKTHLELSRNFITPFDREDIHSLIKAIDNVADYMHGAASRMRLYQVEKITKSIRKLTEINLEACQLINLGVKELKDMKDHKAIKDTCKKINKLESKADSVFDKAVADIFENETDVKNIIKYKEVLSALESASDKCKSVSNVMEQISVKHS; via the coding sequence ATGTCGATAAACAGTATTTTCCAGTTTTTAGTTCCAAAAGATAAAAAATTCTTTCCACTTTTCGAACAAGCCACAGCAAATTTAGTCTTATTAGCAGAAGCACTTCACGAAGCAGTAAATGCTCCAAAAGCGGAACGTGAAGATTATTTTAGAAAAATAGAAGAGTTGGAAGCAACTATAGAAGAGATTACCCATAAAACGCACTTAGAATTAAGCAGAAACTTTATCACGCCTTTTGATAGAGAAGATATTCACTCTTTAATCAAAGCGATTGATAACGTAGCCGATTATATGCATGGTGCCGCAAGTAGAATGCGTTTGTATCAAGTAGAAAAAATTACTAAATCGATTCGCAAATTGACCGAAATTAATTTAGAAGCTTGTCAATTGATTAACCTTGGTGTTAAAGAATTGAAAGACATGAAAGACCATAAGGCGATTAAAGATACTTGTAAAAAAATCAATAAATTAGAAAGCAAAGCGGATTCGGTTTTTGACAAAGCGGTTGCTGATATCTTCGAAAACGAAACCGATGTTAAAAACATCATTAAATACAAAGAAGTACTTTCTGCTTTGGAATCAGCTTCTGATAAATGTAAAAGTGTTTCCAATGTAATGGAGCAAATTTCAGTAAAACATTCATAA
- a CDS encoding inorganic phosphate transporter — MDFTLLLIIIFLALVFDYINGFHDAANSIATIVATKVLTPFQAVLWAALFNFMAYWVFGFGVADTVAKTAHTSSIDLTVILAGVIAAIIWNLITWWKGIPSSSSHTLIGGFAGAAIAHGFRDVTDPEHAGFKIVNWLKDAKEGELLPSGVVIVILFIVFAPLLGMLISYFISLWLMYSSKKNVWPKVLTGVLMLLVGWFLFSVMVPYEDIKKPRFDSHFWSVITEPHNIKWFLVAIIFYSLAIFNLLFSSFSTAKAEKVLKKMQLLSSAAFSLGHGGNDSQKVMGIIAAAVAVYIKSNPNIDMSAGWLDLNVVLPSEKDGVKIDGIMPSWIPLTCYTVIALGTLSGGWKIVKTMGSKITKVTAFEGVVAESAGALTLFSTEHFKIPVSTTHTITGSIIGVGVTKRVSAVRWGVTVKLLWAWILTIPVSAVLAAIIYYLLKLFI, encoded by the coding sequence ATGGATTTTACTTTATTATTAATTATCATTTTTCTTGCGTTAGTTTTTGACTACATCAATGGTTTTCATGATGCAGCTAACTCTATTGCAACGATAGTAGCGACAAAGGTTTTGACACCTTTTCAAGCCGTACTTTGGGCAGCGCTTTTCAACTTCATGGCCTATTGGGTTTTTGGTTTTGGTGTAGCCGATACGGTAGCGAAAACGGCTCACACTAGTAGTATTGACTTGACGGTAATTTTGGCCGGAGTTATAGCAGCGATTATTTGGAATTTAATCACTTGGTGGAAAGGAATTCCATCATCCTCTTCGCATACTTTAATCGGTGGATTTGCAGGAGCAGCGATTGCTCATGGTTTCCGCGATGTGACTGATCCTGAACATGCTGGATTTAAAATTGTAAACTGGTTAAAAGACGCTAAAGAAGGAGAATTATTGCCTTCCGGTGTAGTGATTGTAATCTTGTTCATTGTATTTGCGCCTTTATTAGGAATGTTGATTTCCTACTTTATCTCTTTGTGGTTAATGTATTCTTCCAAGAAAAACGTTTGGCCAAAAGTTTTAACCGGAGTATTAATGTTATTGGTTGGATGGTTTTTATTTTCAGTAATGGTTCCGTATGAAGACATTAAAAAACCTAGATTCGACAGTCACTTCTGGAGCGTGATTACAGAGCCGCACAATATCAAATGGTTTTTGGTCGCTATTATTTTCTATAGTTTGGCGATATTCAATTTATTGTTCAGTAGTTTTTCTACTGCCAAAGCTGAAAAAGTTCTAAAGAAAATGCAGTTATTGTCTTCAGCGGCTTTCAGTTTAGGACATGGTGGGAACGATTCACAAAAAGTAATGGGTATTATTGCAGCAGCAGTAGCGGTTTACATCAAATCAAATCCGAACATCGATATGTCTGCGGGTTGGCTTGATTTGAATGTAGTTTTGCCTTCCGAGAAAGACGGTGTAAAAATTGACGGAATAATGCCGAGTTGGATTCCGTTGACTTGTTATACTGTAATTGCGTTAGGAACTTTGAGTGGTGGATGGAAAATTGTAAAAACAATGGGGTCCAAAATCACGAAAGTAACTGCTTTTGAAGGTGTAGTAGCTGAATCTGCCGGTGCTTTGACACTATTTTCAACAGAACATTTTAAAATTCCGGTATCGACAACTCATACTATTACGGGTTCTATTATTGGAGTAGGTGTAACCAAAAGGGTTTCGGCCGTTCGTTGGGGTGTAACTGTAAAACTATTGTGGGCATGGATTTTAACCATTCCGGTTTCTGCAGTTTTAGCCGCTATAATTTACTATTTATTAAAATTATTTATTTAA
- a CDS encoding porin produces MKKLLLTATLLFSISISAQITIEQTKHDNDIKLSALPYYSFGKGIGMTSPDSLFQMNIRFRMQNRVSYIENDGENGAYDGQIRRLRLRFDGYVGNPKFLYAIQLSFAPGDVGEVKEGENINIIRDAVVFYRPNKNWNISFGQTKLPGNRQRVNSSGGLQLTDRTINNAKFTIDRDFGFQVHNMNEYKDKFSYNLKAALSTGEGRNQTDNADDGVALTGKVELFPLGAFTKDGTYFEGDVIRETKPKLLFSGAFHQNNHAQRTQGQLGNDLFETRTMKSVLLDAMFKYNGWAAMMSYMSRTANDNAITFNPEDLTESNYVFIGNGFDYQASYVTKSNYEFIARYSTQNVGKDIEALSPNTREYSVGITRYIWEHSFKLQAELNYDTLKYFDGSTKNNWYLRFQVEIGI; encoded by the coding sequence ATGAAAAAACTATTACTGACTGCTACTTTACTCTTCTCCATTTCAATATCAGCCCAAATCACCATTGAGCAAACCAAGCATGACAATGATATTAAATTATCTGCCTTACCTTATTATAGTTTTGGTAAAGGTATTGGAATGACTTCTCCGGATAGTTTGTTCCAAATGAATATTCGTTTCAGAATGCAAAATCGCGTTTCTTATATAGAAAATGATGGTGAAAACGGTGCTTACGATGGACAGATTCGTCGTTTGCGTTTGCGTTTTGACGGTTATGTTGGGAATCCAAAATTCTTATATGCTATTCAATTGTCTTTTGCGCCTGGCGATGTAGGTGAAGTAAAAGAAGGAGAAAACATCAATATCATCAGAGATGCGGTGGTTTTTTATCGTCCGAATAAAAATTGGAACATCAGTTTCGGTCAAACCAAATTACCCGGAAATCGCCAACGTGTGAATTCTTCTGGTGGTTTACAATTAACCGATAGAACGATTAATAACGCTAAATTTACTATTGACAGGGATTTTGGATTCCAAGTTCATAATATGAATGAGTACAAAGATAAATTCTCTTATAATTTAAAAGCAGCACTATCGACAGGTGAAGGAAGAAACCAAACCGATAATGCCGATGATGGAGTTGCCTTAACTGGTAAAGTCGAATTGTTTCCACTAGGTGCTTTTACCAAAGACGGAACTTATTTTGAAGGAGATGTAATTAGAGAAACTAAGCCTAAATTATTGTTTTCAGGAGCATTTCACCAAAACAATCACGCTCAACGTACTCAAGGGCAATTAGGAAATGATTTATTTGAAACGAGAACGATGAAATCAGTTTTACTTGATGCGATGTTCAAATACAACGGTTGGGCAGCCATGATGAGTTATATGTCGAGAACTGCCAATGATAATGCCATTACTTTCAATCCTGAAGATCTTACCGAAAGCAATTATGTTTTTATTGGAAATGGTTTCGATTACCAAGCGAGTTATGTCACCAAGTCTAATTATGAATTCATTGCCAGATATTCTACTCAGAATGTTGGAAAAGATATCGAAGCTTTATCGCCAAATACTCGAGAATATTCGGTTGGTATTACACGATACATTTGGGAACACTCTTTTAAATTGCAAGCCGAACTCAACTATGATACGTTGAAATACTTTGACGGCAGCACCAAAAACAATTGGTACTTGCGCTTCCAAGTCGAAATCGGAATCTAA
- a CDS encoding dienelactone hydrolase family protein: protein MKLKTIIMTIVLPLSFNSFAQLTAVDYKDGEQVLSGFGIKPKTELKDKPGVLVLPAWFGIDGHSKESAAKLAELGYYSFVADIYGKDNRPKNGAEAGKNAGYYKKNIAEYQKRIQLALDELIKLGANPDKIVVMGYCFGGTGAIEAARGNLKVQGVVSFHGGLGKEATRAVGKINAKVLVLHGADDPFVPKEEVDNFQTEMRTSGADWQMVYYANSVHAFTHKDAGSDNSKGAAYNELADKRSWIAFKDFLKEVL, encoded by the coding sequence ATGAAACTCAAAACAATTATTATGACTATTGTGCTACCATTGTCATTTAACAGCTTTGCCCAACTTACCGCTGTAGATTATAAAGACGGTGAACAAGTGTTAAGTGGCTTTGGTATTAAACCGAAAACCGAATTAAAAGACAAACCTGGCGTATTGGTTTTACCGGCTTGGTTTGGTATCGATGGACATTCCAAAGAAAGTGCAGCCAAGTTAGCTGAATTAGGCTATTACTCTTTCGTAGCTGATATTTACGGTAAAGATAACCGTCCCAAAAACGGCGCAGAAGCCGGAAAAAATGCCGGTTATTACAAAAAAAATATTGCCGAATACCAAAAACGAATCCAGTTGGCTTTAGACGAATTAATAAAACTCGGCGCTAATCCTGATAAAATTGTTGTTATGGGCTATTGTTTCGGTGGAACCGGTGCGATTGAAGCGGCTAGAGGTAATTTAAAAGTACAAGGTGTAGTTTCTTTCCACGGTGGTTTAGGTAAAGAGGCGACTAGAGCTGTTGGAAAAATTAATGCTAAAGTGTTAGTGCTTCACGGTGCTGATGATCCTTTTGTGCCGAAAGAAGAAGTAGACAATTTTCAAACCGAGATGAGAACTTCAGGTGCCGATTGGCAGATGGTTTATTATGCGAATTCCGTTCACGCGTTTACCCACAAAGATGCCGGAAGCGACAATAGCAAAGGTGCGGCTTATAATGAGTTGGCCGATAAACGTTCGTGGATTGCCTTTAAAGATTTCTTGAAAGAAGTATTATAA
- the lpxD gene encoding UDP-3-O-(3-hydroxymyristoyl)glucosamine N-acyltransferase codes for MASFTIQEINDVILGEIVGNTSHKITAPEQLDSATETEISIIGNKKYEKLWATSKACVAVVNQDISIEPGENRAFIKVKNADLAMSQVLELFAPAPPVFSVDIHPTAIIDDTVSIGNGVRIGAGCYIGPNVVIGDNTTIYPNVTILDECTIGKNTIIWSGTVIRERCHVGSHCILHPNCTIGADGFGFRPCPERGLVKIPQIGNVILGNGVEIGANSCVDRGKFSSTVLGDGCKIDNLVQIGHNSKLGKFCIMAGNSGLAGSVTLGNGVIIGGSASIKDHTTIGDGAIVGAGSGVAGDIEAGKTVLGYPAIDARDALKQWAILKRLVRDSK; via the coding sequence ATGGCTTCATTCACCATTCAAGAAATCAACGATGTAATACTAGGAGAAATCGTAGGCAATACATCGCATAAAATTACGGCTCCGGAACAATTAGACAGCGCAACGGAAACCGAAATATCTATTATTGGCAACAAAAAATATGAAAAGCTTTGGGCGACTTCCAAAGCTTGTGTTGCCGTAGTAAATCAAGACATTTCTATTGAACCCGGAGAAAATCGCGCCTTTATCAAAGTAAAGAATGCCGATTTGGCCATGTCGCAAGTGCTGGAACTCTTTGCTCCTGCTCCACCGGTTTTTTCAGTAGATATTCATCCAACCGCCATTATTGACGATACAGTTTCTATAGGAAACGGAGTTAGAATTGGTGCCGGATGTTATATCGGTCCGAATGTTGTCATCGGTGACAACACTACTATTTATCCAAACGTGACTATTTTGGACGAATGTACGATTGGTAAAAACACCATTATCTGGTCGGGAACAGTAATTCGTGAACGTTGTCATGTTGGAAGTCATTGTATTTTACATCCTAATTGCACCATTGGTGCAGACGGTTTCGGATTTCGACCATGTCCAGAAAGAGGTTTGGTTAAAATTCCGCAAATTGGGAATGTAATTTTGGGTAATGGCGTTGAAATTGGAGCCAACTCGTGTGTTGACCGAGGTAAATTCAGCTCGACAGTCTTAGGTGACGGTTGTAAAATTGACAACTTAGTGCAAATTGGTCACAATTCTAAATTGGGGAAATTCTGTATTATGGCCGGAAATTCCGGTTTAGCCGGTTCGGTAACTTTAGGAAATGGAGTTATCATTGGCGGAAGTGCTTCGATAAAAGACCATACAACGATTGGTGATGGCGCTATTGTTGGTGCAGGTTCGGGTGTTGCCGGAGATATTGAAGCCGGAAAAACGGTTTTAGGTTATCCTGCAATTGATGCTCGTGATGCTTTGAAACAATGGGCGATTTTGAAAAGATTGGTAAGAGACTCTAAATAA